Proteins encoded within one genomic window of Vidua macroura isolate BioBank_ID:100142 chromosome 2, ASM2450914v1, whole genome shotgun sequence:
- the ETS2 gene encoding protein C-ets-2, with product MSDFGVRNMDQVAPVSSMYRGMLKRQIAFDTFDSSNSLFAGYFCSLSEDQTLQEVPTGFDSTSYESNNCELPLLTPCSKAVMSQALKETFSGFTKEQCRLGIPNNPWLWTEQQVCQWLSWATNEFSLANVNFHQFLMSGQDLCNLGKERFLELAPDFVGDILWEHLEQMIKDSQEKTQDQYVENSHLTSVPHWVNNNSLTVNVDQNSYGMQMPGYPKPLSYPKPSLLTDVCQTSTAPNLLNPEQDFPLFPKTQADAVGVNYCAVNQDFPRSNLNLLMDNSGKLREHESNDSGAESYESSDSMLQSWNSQSSLVDLQRVPSYESFEDDCSQSLCLSKPTMSFKDYIQERSDPVEQGKPVIPAAILAGFTGSGPIQLWQFLLELLTDKSCQSFISWTGDGWEFKLADPDEVARRWGRRKNKPKMNYEKLSRGLRYYYDKNIIHKTSGKRYVYRFVCDLHNLLGYTPEELHAMLGVQPDTED from the exons CGTCAGATAGCGTTTGACACCTTTGACAGCTCAAACTCGCTTTTTGCTGGATATTTTTGCTCACTCAGTGAAGACCAAACGCTTCAGGAAGTGCCAACAGGATTTGACTCCACTTCTTATG agTCCAACAACTGTGAATTGCCTCTGTTAACCCCGTGCAGCAAGGCTGTGATGAGTCAGGCCCTGAAAGAGACTTTCAGTGGTTTCACAAAGGAACAGTGTCGGCTGGGTATCCCAAATA ATCCCTGGCTGTGGACTGAACAACAAGTTTGCCAGTGGCTTTCATGGGCTACCAATGAGTTCAGCTTGGCAAATGTGAACTTCCATCAGTTTCTTATGAGTGGCCAAGACTTGTGCAACCTGGGCAAGGAGCGTTTCCTGGAACTGGCACCTGACTTTGTGGGTGATATTCTGTGGGAACACCTGGAACAGATGATAAAAG aCAGCCAAGAGAAAACACAGGATCAATATGTGGAGAACTCTCACCTTACCTCAGTTCCTCACTGGGTCAATAATAATTCCTTGa ctgttAACGTAGATCAGAATTCCTATGGAATGCAAATGCCTGGATACCCTAAACCCCTCAGTTATCCCAAACCCAGTCTCCTGACTGACGTCTGTCAGACTTCCACGGCACCGAATCTCCTCAACCCAGAACAAGACTTCCCATTGTTCCCTAAAACCCAAGCAGATGCTGTTGGTGTGAACTACTGTGCAGTAAACCAAGATTTCCCAAGGAGCAATCTCAATTTGCTGATGGATAACTCTG GCAAGCTGAGAGAGCACGAATCCAACGACAGTGGCGCTGAGAGCTACGAGAGCTCGGATTCCATGCTGCAGTCCTGGAACAGCCAATCCTCCCTGGTGGATTTGCAGCGTGTGCCATCCTACGAGAGCTTTGAGGATGACTGCAGCCAGTCCCTGTGCCTGAGCAAACCTACCATGTCCTTCAAAGACTACATTCAAGAGCGGAGTGATCCTGTGGAGCAAGGGAAACCAGTTATACCAGCAGCCATCCTGGCTGGCTTTACTG GCAGTGGACCTATCCAGCTGTGGCAATTCCTTCTGGAGTTACTGACTGACAAGTCCTGTCAGTCATTCATTAGCTGGACAGGAGATGGATGGGAATTTAAACTTGCTGACCCAGATGAG GTGGCACGGCgatgggggaggaggaagaacaaGCCCAAGATGAACTACGAGAAGCTGAGCCGGGGCCTGCGCTACTACTACGACAAGAACATCATCCACAAGACGTCGGGCAAGCGCTACGTGTACCGCTTCGTGTGCGACCTGCACAACCTGCTGGGCTACACCCCCGAGGAGCTGCACGCCATGCTGGGCGTGCAGCCCGACACCGAGGACTGA